A single Candidatus Methylomirabilota bacterium DNA region contains:
- a CDS encoding farnesyl diphosphate synthase: protein MGGGGRPVSFDLDAYLGERRRAVDEALDRYLPTADAYPATIHEAMRYSVLAGGKRLRPTLVIAGAEAAEGRMADVMPTACAFELIHTYSLIHDDLPAMDDDDYRRGRLTSHKVFGEAMAILAGDALLTHAFGLVAANIRLGKAPAEVFPRLVAEISEAAGTAGMIGGQVVDVQSEGERVSAETLEYIHTHKTAALIRAALRSGALLAGASDPVLDALTRYGERLGLAFQIVDDVLDVEGSLEILGKTPGSDRRKKKITYPDYHGLDTSWDRARALIHEARAAVAVLGPAAEPLGALAEFVLRRKA from the coding sequence ATGGGAGGAGGAGGGCGACCGGTGAGCTTCGACCTGGACGCCTACCTGGGCGAGCGACGGCGCGCGGTGGACGAGGCGCTCGACCGCTACCTCCCGACGGCCGATGCGTATCCGGCGACGATCCACGAGGCCATGCGCTACAGTGTGCTGGCCGGCGGCAAGCGCCTCCGCCCCACCCTGGTGATCGCGGGCGCCGAGGCGGCCGAGGGCCGGATGGCGGACGTCATGCCGACCGCCTGCGCCTTCGAGCTGATTCACACCTATTCGCTGATCCACGACGACCTGCCGGCCATGGACGACGACGACTACCGCCGGGGGCGGCTCACCAGCCACAAGGTCTTCGGCGAAGCCATGGCCATCCTGGCCGGCGACGCGCTCCTCACCCATGCCTTCGGCCTGGTCGCCGCCAACATCCGGCTCGGCAAGGCGCCGGCCGAGGTCTTTCCCCGGTTGGTGGCCGAGATCAGTGAGGCGGCCGGGACGGCCGGCATGATCGGCGGTCAGGTGGTGGACGTCCAGTCCGAGGGCGAGCGCGTCTCGGCGGAGACCCTCGAATACATCCACACCCACAAGACCGCCGCCCTCATCCGGGCCGCGCTCCGCTCGGGCGCGCTGCTGGCCGGCGCCTCCGACCCGGTCCTCGACGCCCTGACGCGCTACGGCGAGCGGCTGGGCCTCGCCTTCCAGATCGTGGATGACGTGCTCGACGTCGAGGGGTCGCTGGAGATCCTGGGGAAGACGCCGGGCAGTGATCGGCGGAAGAAGAAGATCACCTATCCCGACTACCACGGCCTGGATACCTCGTGGGATCGGGCGAGGGCGCTGATCCACGAGGCCCGGGCGGCCGTCGCCGTCCTCGGCCCCGCTGCCGAGCCGCTCGGCGCGCTGGCCGAGTTCGTCCTCCGCCGGAAGGCCTGA
- a CDS encoding exodeoxyribonuclease VII small subunit, whose product MAPEEPAIEPAPKFEEALTRLEQLVHALEAGNLSLDESLRAFEEGTALLRLCARRLEETERRIEVLMQEEGGLRAQPFKWEEEGDR is encoded by the coding sequence ATGGCGCCTGAGGAGCCTGCGATCGAGCCGGCGCCGAAGTTCGAGGAGGCCCTGACTCGCCTGGAGCAGCTCGTCCACGCGCTTGAGGCCGGGAACCTTTCGCTCGACGAGTCGCTCCGGGCGTTCGAGGAGGGCACCGCGCTCCTCCGCCTGTGCGCGCGGCGGCTCGAGGAGACCGAGCGCCGGATCGAAGTCCTCATGCAGGAGGAGGGCGGGCTGCGCGCCCAGCCGTTCAAATGGGAGGAGGAGGGCGACCGGTGA